One segment of Fusarium oxysporum f. sp. lycopersici 4287 chromosome 15, whole genome shotgun sequence DNA contains the following:
- a CDS encoding hypothetical protein (At least one base has a quality score < 10), giving the protein MGGQAPNDDSTGVHALTVITPFFSLGLVIFILRMYTRIIPAYKLHASDYLITIAVVAEIITYSLFAAAVANGFGRHNEYISPASSIAILKCLFGVMITGLWASTFARLSIACLLHSFSMSRSWKMALWFIMGFQIVALAASETFQLLECRPVRAMWEPVVDAKCMPTQKVWVIGYVFVGASMFSDLVLTILPIFLIWKLSRSVVERCLVSVLMGLSVFATITTVLKIVYMKTFDIDSPDIFRATMPLFLWCRMEECLIMTAASAPLLKAPVESVLTRLGFPTFHNSVRHLNSWDSIRTPEHHITGKDASRGQRYEGEHRERMPTFVD; this is encoded by the exons ATGGGCGGACAAGCTCCCAATGACGACTCTACAGGGGTACACGCCTTAACCGTTATCactcccttcttctctctcggTCTAGTTATCTTTATCCTCAGGATGTACACTCGCATTATCCCCGCATACAAGCTACACGCTTCAGACTACCTTATTACGATTGCAGTG GTTGCAGAAATAATCACCTATTCGCTCTTTGCAGCGGCTGTCGCCAACGGCTTTGGACGTCACAATGAATACATCAGTCCAGCAAGCAGTATCGCCATCCTTAAATGTCTATTTGGAGTCATGATCACAGGACTGTGGGCGTCAACTTTCGCCAGACTTTCTATCGCATGCTTATTACACTCTTTCTCCATGTCGAGGTCATGGAAGATGGCTCTCTGGTTCATTATGGGATTTCAAATAGTTGCGCTTGCTGCAAGCGAGACTTTTCAGCTACTTGAGTGCCGCCCGGTGCGAGCCATGTGGGAACCAGTTGTTGATGCGAAATGTATGCCTACACAGAAAGTCTGGGTAATTGGCTACGTCTTCGTTG GAGCCAGCATGTTTAGTGACTTGGTGCTGACCATTCTGCCAATCTTTCTTATCTGGAAACTGAGCAGAAGTGTCGTAGAACGCTGTCTTGTGTCTGTTTTGATGGGATTAAGCGTTTTTGCTACCATCACTACTGTGTTGAAAATCGTTTATATGAAGACATTTGACATTGACTCTCCTGATATCTTCCGAGCTACCATGCCTTTGTTCTTGTGGTGTCGAATGGAGGAATGTCTGATAATGACGGCAGCTTCTGCTCCACTGCTCAAAGCTCCGGTTGAATCGGTCCTCACTCGATTGGGATTTCCCACATTTCACAATTCAGTCAGACATCTCAACTCGTGGGACTCGATTCGAACACCTGAACATCACATCACGGGTAAGGATGCCAGCCGTGGCCAAAGATACGAGGGGGAACACCGCGAGAGGATGCCGACTTTCGTGGATTGA